A stretch of the Massilia sp. W12 genome encodes the following:
- a CDS encoding sugar transferase — protein MKRAFDFSMAFMAMLLFLPLIIVVALAVRITSPGPILYWSSRVGRNNQLFQMPKFRTMRTDTPALATHLLQDPASWLTPIGGFLRKTSLDELPQLWSILNGDMSIVGPRPALFNQDDLIALRTEHGVQKILPGLTGWAQINGRDELAIPDKVAFDVEYLQRMNFWLDLKIIALTVIRVLRRDAVSH, from the coding sequence ATGAAGCGAGCGTTTGATTTCAGCATGGCCTTCATGGCCATGCTTTTGTTTTTGCCTCTGATTATTGTGGTGGCGCTGGCTGTGCGCATCACTTCGCCCGGCCCTATTTTGTATTGGTCCAGCCGGGTGGGGCGCAATAATCAGCTGTTCCAAATGCCAAAATTCCGCACCATGCGCACCGACACCCCGGCGCTGGCCACCCATCTCTTGCAAGACCCGGCCAGCTGGCTCACGCCAATCGGCGGTTTTTTACGTAAAACCAGCCTGGATGAATTGCCGCAACTCTGGAGCATCTTGAATGGCGATATGAGCATTGTCGGCCCGCGTCCGGCACTTTTCAATCAGGATGATTTGATCGCCTTGCGCACTGAGCACGGCGTGCAAAAAATTTTGCCGGGCTTAACCGGCTGGGCGCAAATCAATGGCCGCGATGAGTTGGCGATTCCGGACAAGGTTGCATTTGATGTCGAGTATTTGCAGCGCATGAATTTTTGGCTGGATTTGAAGATCATCGCCCTGACCGTGATCCGCGTGTTGCGCCGGGATGCGGTATCGCACTGA
- a CDS encoding nucleoside-diphosphate sugar epimerase/dehydratase, whose amino-acid sequence MQALSNLSRFRKQLLALLLDLFLLPAIFCFAIWLRYDGLHIGLLRQYQSLIIAAPLLAAPVFIRLGLYRAVIRFIDHKIVSVIMLGVAISVVAMAAVAAFFHVHELSRGVLVIYAVSAIVYVLASRFLARFLILRGADPDAEDAIPVLIYGAGKAGTQLAGALLAGQTYRPLAFVDDRRELQGAQIAGLRVYAPQDLPVLVKRKQIKEILLAMPSLSRAQQRKILDALEPLRLKTRVMPPLSSLLSGELQQLREIEIEDLLGRDPVAPDPQLLARCIQGKNVLVSGAGGSIGSELCRQILRQNPRRLVLLEMSEYALYQIQQELSKISAATELLPMLGSVLEQEKCLNIMRAFEIETVYHAAAYKHVPLVEHNPVAGVRNNTLGTLAIARAAMQAGVAAFVLISTDKAVRPTNVMGASKRLAELVLQAFARQQSQTRFCMVRFGNVLGSSGSVVPLFRRQIEQGGPLTVTHPEMTRYFMTIPEAAQLVLQAGAMGEGGDVFLLDMGEPVRILDMARRMVHLSGLQLKDENQSDGIEIVHVGLRPGEKLYEELLIGDNAEGTCHPLIMRAQEKEIAWPKLEQILEKLQYACNHADQNLLRQTLLEAVTEYTPQGEIEDFVWQVQKDKTLDIHPVNQLH is encoded by the coding sequence ATGCAAGCATTGTCCAACTTATCGCGTTTTCGCAAGCAACTGCTGGCGCTGTTGCTGGATTTGTTCCTGCTGCCCGCCATTTTCTGTTTTGCGATCTGGTTGCGTTATGACGGTTTGCATATCGGGTTGCTGCGGCAATACCAAAGCCTGATCATTGCCGCCCCCTTGTTGGCGGCGCCGGTTTTCATCCGCCTCGGCCTGTATCGCGCCGTGATCCGTTTCATTGATCATAAAATCGTCAGCGTGATCATGCTTGGCGTCGCCATTTCGGTGGTGGCGATGGCGGCGGTGGCGGCGTTTTTCCATGTGCATGAATTATCGCGCGGCGTGCTGGTGATTTACGCCGTCAGTGCGATTGTGTATGTGCTGGCAAGCCGTTTTCTGGCGCGTTTTTTGATTTTACGCGGTGCCGACCCGGACGCGGAAGACGCGATTCCGGTACTCATCTATGGTGCGGGCAAAGCCGGCACACAATTGGCTGGCGCCTTGCTGGCCGGCCAGACATATCGCCCGCTTGCTTTTGTTGACGACAGGCGTGAACTGCAGGGGGCGCAAATCGCCGGCTTGCGCGTTTATGCGCCGCAGGATTTGCCGGTTTTGGTCAAGCGCAAACAGATTAAAGAAATTTTGCTGGCCATGCCCTCACTCAGCCGCGCGCAGCAGCGCAAAATTCTTGATGCGCTCGAACCGCTGCGCTTGAAAACGCGCGTCATGCCGCCACTCTCCAGTCTGCTGTCGGGCGAATTACAGCAATTGCGCGAAATTGAAATTGAAGATTTATTGGGGCGCGATCCGGTCGCGCCCGATCCGCAATTGCTGGCCCGCTGCATCCAGGGCAAAAATGTGCTGGTCAGTGGCGCGGGCGGTTCCATCGGTTCCGAATTATGCCGCCAGATTTTGCGGCAAAACCCGCGTCGCCTGGTGTTATTGGAAATGTCGGAATACGCCTTGTACCAGATTCAGCAGGAATTGAGCAAAATCAGCGCCGCCACCGAATTGTTGCCCATGCTGGGTTCCGTGCTGGAACAGGAAAAGTGCCTGAACATCATGCGCGCGTTTGAGATTGAAACGGTGTATCACGCCGCCGCTTACAAACATGTGCCGCTGGTTGAACATAATCCGGTCGCCGGGGTGCGCAATAATACCCTGGGCACACTGGCGATTGCACGCGCGGCGATGCAAGCCGGAGTCGCCGCCTTTGTCCTGATTTCCACCGATAAGGCAGTGCGTCCCACGAATGTGATGGGGGCCAGCAAACGGCTGGCGGAATTAGTGTTGCAGGCATTTGCGCGGCAGCAAAGCCAGACCCGTTTTTGCATGGTGCGGTTTGGCAATGTGCTGGGCAGTTCAGGCTCGGTCGTGCCCTTGTTCCGGCGTCAGATAGAGCAGGGCGGCCCGCTCACGGTCACCCATCCCGAGATGACGCGTTATTTCATGACTATCCCGGAAGCCGCGCAATTGGTCTTGCAAGCCGGCGCCATGGGCGAGGGCGGCGATGTGTTTTTACTGGACATGGGTGAACCGGTCAGGATTCTGGATATGGCGCGCCGTATGGTGCATTTGAGCGGTTTGCAGCTCAAAGATGAAAATCAGTCAGATGGCATAGAAATTGTTCATGTCGGCCTGCGTCCGGGTGAAAAACTGTATGAAGAATTATTGATCGGGGATAATGCAGAAGGGACATGCCACCCTTTGATCATGCGCGCCCAGGAAAAAGAAATTGCCTGGCCGAAATTGGAGCAAATACTCGAAAAACTGCAATATGCCTGTAACCATGCAGATCAAAATCTGCTGCGTCAGACTCTGTTGGAAGCCGTAACTGAATATACGCCGCAAGGCGAGATTGAAGATTTTGTCTGGCAAGTGCAAAAAGATAAAACACTGGATATTCATCCAGTTAATCAATTGCATTAA
- a CDS encoding H-NS histone family protein: MDLSNLSLQDLRSLETQLKTEIKRREHEDMARAREQILAIAHSVGIPLKDLIGAGGARGRGAATAAATGVRSAVPVRYRHPENASLQWTGRGRQPKWVVEWVASGQSMDALRV; the protein is encoded by the coding sequence ATTGATCTGTCCAACCTGTCTTTGCAAGACCTGCGCAGCCTGGAAACCCAGCTGAAAACTGAAATCAAACGCCGCGAACATGAAGACATGGCGCGTGCGCGCGAACAAATTCTGGCGATTGCGCACAGCGTTGGCATTCCGCTCAAGGACTTGATCGGCGCAGGCGGCGCGCGTGGCCGTGGCGCAGCAACTGCTGCGGCAACCGGCGTTCGCAGCGCAGTGCCGGTGCGTTACCGTCACCCGGAAAACGCTTCCCTGCAATGGACTGGCCGTGGCCGCCAGCCGAAATGGGTGGTGGAATGGGTTGCTTCCGGCCAATCCATGGATGCGCTGCGCGTATAA
- a CDS encoding phosphomannomutase/phosphoglucomutase produces the protein MLTLAKSIFKAYDIRGIVGSTLDAQIAQQIGRAFGSAARAKGETSVVIGRDGRLSGPDLAQGLAQGLQAAGVDVIDLGVVATPMVYFATHHLPTSSGIMVTGSHNPPDYNGFKMVLAGEAIHGAAITALYERIVAGDFTSGQGEKREYDIRDEYLQRISGDIKLARPLKIAVDCGNGVAGAFAPQLYRMLGCEVQELFCEVDGNFPNHHPDPAHPENLQDLIAALRAGDAEIGLAFDGDGDRLGIVTKDGQIIYPDRQMMLFAEDVLQRHPGREILFDVKCTSHLAPWISARGGQPLMWKTGHSLVKAKLRETGAPLGGEMSGHIFFKDRWYGFDDGLYAGARMLEILARQADPSALLNALPQSVSTPELHLHLAEGENVQLIEILRAHAEFSNPQEIITIDGLRVEYGDGFGLARASNTTPVVVLRFEAQSADGLTRIQADFRRVILAARPDAKLPF, from the coding sequence ATGCTTACTCTCGCCAAATCCATTTTCAAGGCTTATGACATTCGCGGCATCGTTGGCAGCACCCTGGATGCGCAGATCGCGCAGCAAATCGGGCGCGCCTTCGGCAGCGCCGCCCGCGCCAAAGGCGAAACCAGTGTGGTGATCGGGCGCGATGGCCGCCTGTCCGGCCCGGATCTGGCGCAAGGCCTGGCGCAAGGTCTGCAAGCCGCCGGCGTGGACGTGATTGACCTGGGCGTGGTCGCCACCCCGATGGTGTATTTCGCCACCCATCATTTACCGACCTCATCCGGCATCATGGTCACCGGCAGCCATAATCCGCCGGATTACAATGGTTTCAAAATGGTATTGGCCGGCGAAGCGATTCACGGCGCTGCGATTACCGCATTGTATGAGCGTATTGTGGCTGGCGATTTCACCAGCGGTCAGGGTGAAAAACGTGAATACGATATTCGCGATGAATACCTGCAAAGAATCAGCGGCGATATCAAACTGGCGCGCCCGCTGAAAATCGCAGTCGATTGCGGCAATGGCGTGGCGGGCGCATTTGCGCCGCAACTGTATCGTATGCTCGGTTGTGAAGTGCAGGAATTATTTTGCGAAGTTGATGGTAATTTCCCGAATCACCATCCAGACCCGGCGCACCCGGAAAATCTGCAGGATTTGATTGCCGCATTGCGCGCTGGCGATGCCGAAATCGGCCTGGCCTTTGATGGCGATGGCGACCGTTTAGGGATTGTCACCAAAGATGGGCAGATCATTTATCCCGATCGCCAAATGATGTTATTTGCCGAAGATGTATTACAACGCCATCCGGGGCGCGAAATTCTGTTTGATGTCAAATGCACCAGCCATCTGGCGCCCTGGATCAGCGCGCGCGGCGGCCAGCCTTTGATGTGGAAAACCGGCCATTCTCTGGTCAAAGCCAAATTGCGTGAAACCGGCGCGCCGCTCGGCGGTGAAATGAGCGGCCATATTTTCTTCAAAGACCGCTGGTATGGATTTGATGACGGCTTATACGCTGGCGCGCGCATGCTCGAAATATTGGCGCGCCAAGCCGATCCTTCCGCACTCTTGAATGCTTTGCCGCAATCGGTCAGCACACCGGAATTGCATTTGCATTTGGCTGAAGGTGAGAATGTGCAATTAATTGAAATCTTGCGCGCTCACGCCGAATTTTCCAATCCGCAGGAAATCATCACGATTGATGGTTTGCGCGTGGAATATGGCGACGGCTTTGGTTTGGCGCGCGCCTCAAATACCACGCCGGTGGTGGTATTGCGTTTTGAAGCGCAAAGCGCAGACGGATTGACCCGTATTCAAGCCGATTTCCGGCGCGTGATTCTGGCTGCGCGCCCGGACGCCAAGCTGCCGTTTTAA
- the waaC gene encoding lipopolysaccharide heptosyltransferase I yields MKILLIRVSSLGDVVHNMPLAHDLLQRFPGAHIDWVVEEAYVDLLRLCQGVGRIIPYALRRWRKNLLQADSRAEMRAFKQALQQEHYDYAFECQGLLKTGLILGLARASHKIGLGNASEGSGYEAISRLFHSRSIVLPPRTHAVARARLMAAAAFGPLPRESDLPPADFMLRAPQVDTAFLPQGPYICFFHGTAGAAKKWPRVHWQALAHKLQQSGCAWPVLLAWGNPAEQEEAQAMAAGMPQARVLPRLSMLQAVALAANAAAVIGVDTGLTHIAAAYRRPVLELYCASPRWKTEGNWDARCINLGDAGAPPDVEQVWQAWRQLGAQEVL; encoded by the coding sequence TTGAAGATCCTGCTGATACGCGTCTCCTCGCTGGGCGATGTGGTGCACAACATGCCGCTGGCGCATGATTTGCTGCAGCGCTTCCCCGGCGCGCACATCGACTGGGTGGTGGAAGAAGCTTATGTCGATCTGCTGCGCCTGTGCCAAGGCGTGGGCCGTATCATTCCCTACGCCCTGCGACGATGGCGCAAAAACCTGCTGCAAGCCGACAGCCGTGCGGAAATGCGCGCCTTTAAACAAGCGCTGCAACAGGAGCACTACGATTACGCATTTGAATGCCAGGGTTTGTTAAAAACCGGCTTGATCCTCGGCTTGGCGCGCGCCAGTCATAAAATCGGCCTCGGCAACGCCAGCGAAGGTTCGGGTTACGAAGCCATTTCCCGCTTGTTTCACAGCCGCAGCATTGTGCTGCCGCCGCGCACCCATGCAGTGGCGCGCGCGCGCCTGATGGCCGCCGCCGCATTTGGCCCCTTGCCGCGCGAAAGCGATTTGCCGCCCGCCGATTTTATGTTGCGCGCGCCGCAAGTCGATACCGCCTTCTTGCCGCAAGGCCCGTATATCTGTTTTTTCCACGGTACTGCCGGGGCCGCTAAAAAATGGCCGCGCGTGCACTGGCAAGCACTGGCGCACAAACTGCAGCAATCCGGCTGCGCCTGGCCTGTCCTGCTGGCCTGGGGCAACCCGGCTGAACAGGAGGAAGCACAGGCCATGGCTGCCGGCATGCCGCAAGCGCGCGTCCTGCCGCGCTTATCCATGTTGCAAGCCGTCGCCCTGGCCGCCAATGCCGCTGCCGTCATCGGCGTCGATACCGGCTTGACCCACATCGCCGCCGCCTACCGTCGCCCGGTGCTGGAATTGTATTGCGCCAGCCCGCGCTGGAAAACCGAAGGAAATTGGGATGCGCGCTGCATCAATCTGGGCGACGCCGGCGCGCCGCCGGATGTGGAGCAAGTCTGGCAAGCCTGGCGACAACTCGGCGCGCAGGAAGTGTTATGA
- the waaA gene encoding lipid IV(A) 3-deoxy-D-manno-octulosonic acid transferase: MKRFCLMLYSLLWLLLLPLVFARLAWRARKEPAYLSHPWERLALYGEEAGAHHGALWLHAVSLGETRAALPLLRALLDADPQQRILLSHTTATGRAAGAELLAGYGERVRQIWLPYDLGFLQRRLVHTFAPRLCILMETEVWPNLMQVARQEGLPVLLANARMSARSVRKAQRMRWLLQPAYAALSAVAAQTAQDAERLQSLGARQVSISGSIKFDIEIPAACLQTGAQLKRLIGARRVFLCASTREGEEALLLPAFAALQRQHPDWLLLLVPRHPQRFDEVAALAQQHGLRLQRRSALGDLAQAAALDPSCQLLLGDSMGEMFVYCSAADLVFTGGSLLPLGGQNPIEACALGKAVLFGPHTFNFEWVCEQAIAAGAAQRVADVTELMQSAQILLQDAAQCVQRGAAAQAFAQAHRGATARSLQILRNLQDHNKRA; the protein is encoded by the coding sequence ATGAAACGATTCTGTTTGATGTTGTACAGCCTGCTATGGCTGCTGTTGTTGCCGTTGGTGTTTGCGCGGCTGGCCTGGCGCGCTCGCAAAGAACCCGCTTATCTGTCCCACCCCTGGGAACGCCTGGCCTTGTATGGCGAGGAAGCCGGGGCGCATCATGGCGCGCTTTGGCTGCATGCTGTGTCACTTGGCGAAACACGCGCCGCGCTGCCGCTGTTGCGCGCCCTGCTTGACGCTGATCCGCAGCAGCGCATCCTGCTCAGCCACACCACCGCCACCGGGCGCGCCGCCGGGGCTGAATTGCTGGCCGGCTATGGCGAACGGGTGCGCCAGATATGGCTGCCCTACGATCTTGGCTTTTTACAGCGCCGTTTGGTGCATACCTTTGCCCCGCGCCTGTGCATCTTAATGGAAACCGAGGTCTGGCCGAATTTGATGCAAGTGGCGCGGCAAGAAGGGCTGCCGGTCTTGTTGGCGAATGCGCGCATGTCTGCGCGCTCAGTGCGCAAAGCGCAGCGCATGCGCTGGCTGTTGCAGCCGGCATATGCGGCCTTGAGCGCCGTGGCGGCGCAAACCGCACAAGATGCGGAGCGTTTGCAAAGCCTGGGCGCGCGCCAGGTCAGCATCAGCGGCAGTATTAAATTTGATATCGAGATTCCCGCCGCCTGCCTGCAAACCGGGGCGCAACTCAAGCGCCTGATCGGCGCGCGCCGGGTGTTTTTATGCGCCTCCACGCGAGAAGGCGAAGAAGCGCTCCTGCTGCCGGCCTTTGCCGCGCTGCAACGCCAGCACCCGGATTGGCTGCTGTTGCTGGTGCCGCGTCATCCGCAACGGTTTGACGAAGTGGCCGCGCTGGCGCAGCAACACGGCCTGCGCTTGCAACGCCGCAGCGCACTCGGCGACTTAGCGCAAGCCGCTGCGCTGGACCCATCCTGCCAACTGCTGCTGGGCGACAGCATGGGCGAAATGTTTGTGTATTGCAGCGCCGCCGACCTGGTGTTCACCGGCGGCAGTCTGTTGCCGCTGGGCGGGCAAAACCCGATTGAAGCCTGTGCGCTCGGCAAGGCGGTCTTGTTTGGGCCGCACACCTTCAATTTTGAATGGGTGTGTGAGCAGGCGATTGCCGCCGGCGCTGCGCAACGTGTGGCCGATGTGACAGAGCTGATGCAAAGCGCGCAAATTTTGTTGCAAGATGCGGCGCAATGCGTACAACGCGGCGCCGCCGCCCAAGCTTTTGCGCAAGCGCATCGCGGCGCCACCGCGCGCAGCCTGCAGATTTTACGTAATTTACAAGATCACAATAAACGCGCCTGA
- a CDS encoding methylated-DNA--[protein]-cysteine S-methyltransferase — MKSFSHRVALQLDSPCGLMQLQASARGLFALRFAHEFDDLPAARASDSGWRWLQQGVQELQEYFAGQRQQFSTALDLQGTPFQQAVWARVAAIPFGASAAYGAIASQLGRPGAARAVGAANGDNPLPLFIPCHRVLGVNGALTGFRGGLPNKRWLLTHEAQLCGQARLL; from the coding sequence ATGAAAAGTTTTTCTCACCGGGTTGCGCTGCAACTCGATTCGCCCTGCGGCCTCATGCAATTGCAAGCCAGCGCGCGCGGTTTATTCGCCTTGCGCTTTGCCCATGAATTTGATGATTTGCCGGCGGCGCGCGCAAGCGATTCCGGCTGGCGCTGGCTGCAGCAAGGCGTACAGGAATTGCAGGAATATTTCGCCGGGCAACGCCAGCAATTCAGCACGGCGCTGGATTTGCAAGGCACCCCGTTTCAGCAAGCGGTATGGGCCAGGGTGGCGGCGATTCCGTTTGGCGCCAGCGCTGCGTATGGCGCAATCGCCAGCCAGCTTGGCCGCCCGGGCGCCGCGCGTGCGGTTGGCGCCGCAAATGGGGACAATCCTCTGCCCTTATTCATTCCCTGTCACCGGGTGCTGGGGGTGAATGGCGCACTGACCGGCTTTCGCGGCGGTCTGCCGAATAAGCGCTGGCTCTTGACGCATGAAGCGCAGCTGTGTGGTCAGGCGCGTTTATTGTGA
- a CDS encoding AlkA N-terminal domain-containing protein: MSELPEHAACYRAVQARDARFDGVFFTGVKSTGIYCRPVCSAKTPAAASCVFYSSAAAAEEAGFRPCLRCRPERAPFAWRQTLAHALWRQICAGALNQDDLEGLAARAGLSSRQVRRILQEEFGVSPVALAQTARLLLAKQLLTETGLPLAQVALAAGFGSVRRFNALFAERYQLTPGALRRSGAAQNDGAAGMLRLRLSYRAPFDWARMQPYLAARTLGGVEQVLPQAWRRSVLLEGHAGFIQAQPLEQELELQLTSSLLPVLQQLIARVREQFDLDANPPAIVADLGRDTLLAPHLWPGLRLPGGFCRFELAMRALLGQQVSVAAATTLTRRLIARYGQAQTLPCPWPEEQAAFSHHFPAPQALAALPAAELAQIGIPQARGQALLSLAQFAADGGLRRVYASLEEAVAALQDLRGIGPWSAHYIAMRALRFPDGFPATDLVLLNRFVQLRQLQDLSKSAQLKALEAHAQAWRPWRAYATFALWGADLSQGAQQ; encoded by the coding sequence ATGAGTGAATTACCTGAGCATGCCGCCTGTTATCGTGCGGTACAGGCGCGTGATGCGCGCTTTGACGGAGTGTTTTTCACCGGGGTGAAAAGCACAGGCATTTATTGCCGTCCGGTGTGCAGTGCGAAAACGCCGGCGGCGGCTTCCTGTGTGTTTTATTCCAGCGCGGCGGCGGCGGAGGAAGCCGGTTTCCGGCCTTGCCTGCGCTGCCGCCCGGAGCGGGCGCCGTTTGCCTGGCGCCAGACGCTGGCGCATGCGCTGTGGCGGCAGATTTGCGCCGGGGCTTTAAATCAAGATGATTTGGAAGGCTTGGCGGCGCGCGCCGGTTTGTCTTCGCGCCAGGTGCGCCGCATTTTGCAGGAAGAATTCGGGGTCAGCCCGGTGGCGCTGGCGCAGACTGCGCGTTTGCTGTTGGCCAAGCAATTGCTGACCGAAACCGGCTTGCCGCTGGCGCAGGTGGCGCTGGCTGCCGGGTTTGGCAGCGTGCGCCGTTTTAACGCCTTGTTTGCGGAACGTTATCAACTCACGCCGGGAGCCTTGCGGCGCAGCGGCGCGGCGCAAAACGATGGCGCAGCCGGGATGTTGCGCTTGCGTCTGTCTTATCGGGCGCCGTTTGATTGGGCGCGCATGCAACCTTATTTGGCGGCACGCACCTTAGGCGGGGTAGAACAAGTCTTGCCGCAAGCCTGGCGCCGCTCGGTTTTGCTGGAGGGACATGCCGGATTTATCCAGGCGCAACCGCTGGAACAAGAATTGGAATTGCAATTAACGTCATCTTTATTGCCGGTGTTGCAGCAGTTGATTGCGCGGGTGCGTGAGCAATTTGATCTGGACGCGAATCCGCCGGCGATTGTGGCGGACTTGGGACGCGACACGCTGCTGGCGCCGCATTTGTGGCCGGGTTTGCGCTTGCCGGGCGGCTTTTGCCGTTTTGAATTGGCCATGCGCGCCCTGCTCGGCCAGCAAGTCAGCGTGGCGGCGGCGACCACCCTGACGCGCCGCTTGATTGCGCGATATGGCCAGGCGCAGACTTTGCCCTGTCCCTGGCCTGAGGAGCAAGCCGCTTTCAGCCATCATTTTCCGGCGCCACAAGCGTTGGCGGCATTGCCGGCGGCGGAATTGGCGCAAATCGGCATTCCGCAAGCGCGCGGCCAAGCTTTGCTGAGTTTGGCGCAATTTGCCGCTGACGGCGGTTTGCGCCGCGTGTATGCCTCGCTGGAAGAGGCTGTCGCTGCGCTGCAGGATTTGCGCGGCATCGGGCCATGGAGCGCGCATTATATTGCGATGCGCGCATTGCGTTTTCCGGATGGTTTTCCGGCCACCGATCTGGTGTTATTAAACCGCTTTGTGCAATTGCGCCAGTTACAGGATTTGAGCAAGTCAGCACAGCTCAAAGCACTGGAAGCGCATGCGCAAGCCTGGCGCCCCTGGCGCGCTTACGCCACGTTCGCGCTGTGGGGCGCTGATTTGTCTCAAGGAGCACAGCAATGA
- a CDS encoding oxidative damage protection protein has product MSRTVQCIKLGREAEGLDRAPLPGELGKKIFENVSKEAWAGWIRHQTMLVNENRLNLADARARKYLAEQMEKHFFGDGADQAAGYVPPTAE; this is encoded by the coding sequence ATGTCGCGTACTGTGCAATGCATCAAACTCGGACGTGAAGCCGAAGGCCTGGACCGTGCCCCGCTGCCGGGCGAACTGGGTAAAAAGATTTTCGAGAATGTCTCGAAAGAAGCCTGGGCCGGCTGGATCCGTCACCAAACCATGCTGGTGAACGAAAACCGCCTGAACCTGGCCGATGCGCGCGCGCGCAAATATCTGGCCGAACAAATGGAAAAACATTTCTTTGGCGATGGCGCTGATCAGGCTGCGGGGTATGTGCCGCCGACAGCTGAATGA
- the argA gene encoding amino-acid N-acetyltransferase — MENPTEFVQWLRSVAPYVHAFRNKTFVVAFPGELVMAGALPVLAHDLSLLHALGIKVVIVHGSRPQVAEQLALRNVPGRFVNGVRITDTAAMECAKEAAGELRLDIEAAFSQGLPNTPMAHAAIRLISGNFITSRPLGVIDGIDYELTGVVRKIAADTIHQILASGNLVMLSPLGFSPTGETFNLTMEEVALNAAMALHADKLIFITETPMMSDAAGVEIHELSSHQAEAVLKAGFLPADTAFYLQHAIKACNNGVPRAHIIPFAQDGSTLLELFTHDGVGTMISHVNLESLRQATVEDVGGIIKLIEPLEADGTLVKRGRELIEREIEYFSVIEHDQVIFGCAALYPFDEEKMGEMACLTVNPEVQAQGDGQRLLIHIENLARARGYTKLFVLTTRTAHWFIKRGFVPASVDDLPKDRQHMYNWQRKSLVLIKNL; from the coding sequence ATGGAAAATCCCACCGAATTCGTACAATGGCTGCGCTCCGTCGCGCCCTATGTCCACGCCTTCCGCAATAAGACCTTTGTGGTCGCCTTTCCGGGCGAATTGGTGATGGCGGGCGCGCTGCCGGTTTTAGCGCACGACTTATCCCTCTTGCATGCGCTCGGCATCAAGGTGGTGATCGTGCATGGTTCCCGCCCCCAGGTGGCGGAACAACTCGCGCTGCGCAATGTGCCGGGCCGCTTTGTGAATGGCGTGCGCATCACTGACACCGCCGCCATGGAATGCGCCAAGGAAGCCGCCGGCGAGCTGCGCCTGGATATTGAAGCCGCCTTCAGCCAGGGCTTGCCGAATACGCCGATGGCGCATGCTGCGATCCGCCTTATTTCCGGCAATTTCATCACCTCGCGCCCGCTGGGCGTGATTGACGGCATCGATTACGAGCTGACCGGGGTGGTGCGTAAAATCGCCGCCGACACGATTCACCAGATTCTGGCTTCCGGCAATCTGGTGATGCTCTCGCCGCTGGGTTTTTCACCGACCGGCGAAACCTTTAATCTGACCATGGAAGAAGTGGCCTTGAACGCGGCCATGGCCTTGCATGCGGATAAGCTGATTTTCATCACCGAAACACCGATGATGAGCGACGCCGCCGGGGTCGAAATCCACGAATTATCCTCACACCAGGCTGAGGCAGTATTAAAAGCCGGCTTTTTGCCGGCGGATACCGCGTTTTATCTGCAGCACGCCATCAAAGCCTGTAATAACGGCGTGCCGCGCGCCCATATCATTCCGTTTGCGCAAGACGGCTCCACCCTGCTCGAACTGTTCACGCATGATGGCGTGGGCACCATGATCAGCCATGTGAACCTGGAAAGCCTGCGTCAAGCCACCGTGGAAGATGTGGGCGGGATTATCAAGCTGATTGAACCGCTGGAAGCCGATGGCACCCTGGTCAAACGCGGACGCGAATTGATTGAGCGCGAAATCGAATATTTCTCGGTGATTGAGCATGATCAAGTGATTTTCGGCTGCGCCGCGCTGTATCCGTTTGATGAAGAAAAAATGGGGGAAATGGCCTGCCTCACGGTCAACCCCGAAGTGCAGGCGCAAGGCGACGGCCAGCGCCTCTTGATCCACATCGAAAATCTGGCGCGCGCGCGCGGCTACACCAAGCTGTTTGTGCTGACCACGCGCACTGCCCACTGGTTTATCAAACGCGGCTTTGTGCCGGCCAGCGTGGACGACCTGCCGAAAGACCGGCAGCATATGTACAACTGGCAGCGCAAATCGCTGGTGCTGATCAAAAATCTGTAA